One region of Cucumis sativus cultivar 9930 unplaced genomic scaffold, Cucumber_9930_V3 scaffold84, whole genome shotgun sequence genomic DNA includes:
- the LOC116406298 gene encoding early nodulin-like protein 3, whose protein sequence is MAKLGFAFGAVVCVMMFLQKGEGTQFIVGGAKGWSVSMAQTYNQWAEANRFQIGDSLVFNYDGGQDSVLQVTQDDYTNCNIQSPIKQYSGGHSVFQFDKSGPYYFISGNKDNCLRNEKLVVIVLADRSNSNSNQTTTSPISAPSPSPSPSPSPQILLSQHLLLHRQMIKRVRLLPLRQGQLKSTHLHHLLRKSIHLLQLLGRVSISICRDC, encoded by the exons ATGGCTAAATTAGGGTTTGCATTTGGGGCTGTGGTTTGTGTGATGATGTTTTTGCAAAAAGGTGAGGGCACTCAATTCATAGTTGGAGGAGCAAAGGGATGGAGTGTTTCAATGGCACAAACTTATAATCAATGGGCAGAAGCAAACAGGTTTCAAATTGGAGACTCTTTAG TTTTCAACTATGATGGTGGCCAAGACTCAGTGCTTCAAGTAACACAAGATGACTACACTAATTGCAATATTCAATCTCCAATTAAACAATATTCTGGAGGCCATTCCGTTTTCCAATTTGACAAATCTGGGCCTTACTATTTCATCAGTGGAAACAAAGACAATTGCCTAAGAAATGAGAAGCTTGTGGTGATTGTGTTGGCTGATAGAAGCAATTCAAATTCTAATCAAACCACCACTTCTCCAATCTCtgctccatctccatctccatctccatctccatctccccAAATTCTACTGAGCCAACACCTTCTCCTGCACCGGCAAATGATCAAACGGGTGCGCCTTCTCCCCCTCCGTCAGGGTCAACTGAAATCAACCCATCTACACCACCTGCTGAGGAAATCAATCCATCTCCTCCAACTACTGGGTAGagtctccatctccatctgCAGGGACTGTTGA